The Lasioglossum baleicum chromosome 12, iyLasBale1, whole genome shotgun sequence genome includes a region encoding these proteins:
- the Rin gene encoding ras GTPase-activating protein-binding protein 2 isoform X1 — translation MVMEASPSPQNVGREFVRQYYTLLNQAPAHLHRFYNQHSSFVHGGLDSNRESTPAIGQKQIHQKIQQLNFRDCHAKISQVDSQLTLENGVVVQVSGELSNAGQPMRRFTQTFVLAIQAPKTYYVHNDIFRYQDLIFPDEEEADVGGVEGGVGESGEREVEEGGRSEPEEDEHQNQGQLSAPATSTEPQVQPPLIPAQQPVLQQQQQMYYAPPPQQSHVLPVMQQVLNGSVHEETSLINQSPPQQQQQQQQQPPPPPPAQQHQYINESPSQTQFVQETELDSSAEQQQQPENEPQTQSNENRDQPETETFNATAQDSEPEHQVSNTNVTSSGPKTYANLVKSFPSTTGATSPQAPKLSMSPPPMTNLRLDDRSPLHPSNSGPILGASTTISTPQQQTHRVGNQQPQQHQTQRAPRGGGVQRDGDRRGTRQSQYSDAHQLFLGNLPHNASEEDLRQIFEAYGRVVELRIHSKPNDRCKGPQGNNTGKVPNYGFITFEDKQVVSTVLQNLPIYYPAENGHKLNVEEKKVRPRGTIDGSGGRLNSNDGNMRAMGGQQQQQQQRGPVFPHFTGGPGVMRGGQHGARGGRGGFSRGGDGGRSGGGMRQPGNPSNPSYQNRR, via the exons ATGGTCATGGAGGCGTCCCCTTCTCCGCAGAATGTCGGTCGTGAATTTGTCCGACAATATTACACTTTACTCAATCAGGCTCCTGCACATCTCCACag GTTTTATAATCAGCATTCTTCCTTTGTGCATGGAGGACTAGATTCCAATAGAGAATCAACTCCGGCAATTGGCCAGAAGCAAATACACCAGAAAATTCAACAACTAAACTTTCGAGACTGTCATGCTAAAATAAGTCAGGTTGACTCGCAGCTGACTCTTGAGAATGGCGTTGTCGTACAA GTGTCTGGAGAACTCTCTAACGCGGGACAGCCAATGCGTCGCTTTACACAAACTTTCGTGTTGGCAATACAAGCACCGAAAACATATTATGTACATAACGATATATTCCGTTACCAAGATTTGATCTTTCCCGACGAGGAGGAAGCAGATGTAGGTGGTGTAGAAGGGGGTGTAGGTGAGTCCGGTGAGAGAGAAGTGGAGGAGGGAGGGCGTTCTGAGCCCGAGGAAGATGAACACCAAAATCAAGGACAACTTTCAGCGCCAGCTACGTCTACTGAACCACAAGTCCAGCCACCGCTTATTCCTGCACAACAACCTGTACTTCAGCAACAACAGCAAATGTACTACGCACCACCACCACAACAGTCTCAT GTACTCCCAGTAATGCAGCAAGTTCTAAATGGTTCGGTTCATGAAGAAACCTCATTAATCAACCAGTCACCaccacagcagcagcagcagcagcaacaacaaccgccgccgccaccacctGCACAGCAGCACCAATATATTAACGAATCTCCGTCACAGACACAGTTCGTACAAGAAACGGAATTAGACAGCTCAGCCGAACAGCAGCAACAACCTGAGAATGAACCGCAGACTCAGTCCAATGAAAATCGTGATCAGCCTGAAACTGAGACGTTTAATGCCACTGCTCAAGACTCTGAACCGGAACATCAGGTGTCGAATACAAATGTGACAAGCAGTGGACCAAAAACATATGCCAATCTTGTCAAGTCTTTCCCAAGCACCACTGGCGCTACTAGTCCTCAGGCACCCAAGTTGTCCATGTCTCCG CCACCAATGACGAACTTACGTTTGGATGATAGATCGCCATTACATCCGTCTAACAGTGGTCCAATACTGGGTGCGTCAACTACAATTTCTACGCCTCAACAGCAAACTCACAGAGTTGGTAATCAACAGCCACAACAACATCAAACGCAACGGGCACCAAGAGGAGGAGGTGTACAAAGAG atggTGATCGCCGTGGTACGAGGCAAAGTCAATATAGTGATGCACATCAACTGTTTCTTGGAAATTTGCCGCACAACGCATCCGAGGAGGATCTGCGGCAAATATTTGAAGCATATGGTAGAGTAGTGGAACTACGTATACACAGTAAACCGAATGACAGATGCAAAGGACCGCAAGGAAataatacaggaaaagtgcCTAATTATGGATTTATCACCTTTGAAGATAAACAAGTTGTTAGCACGGTGTTACAGAATCTG CCGATTTATTATCCTGCGGAGAATGGACACAAATTAAATGTGGAAGAGAAAAAAGTCAGGCCTAGAGGAACGATAGACGGAAGCGGAGGACGGTTAAATTCGAACGATGGCAATATGAGAGCAATGGGCggacagcaacagcaacaacagcagagAGGTCCTG TTTTCCCACACTTTACAGGAGGTCCCGGTGTGATGAGGGGTGGCCAACATGGAGCGAGAGGCGGCCGAGGAGGATTCTCGCGGGGTGGCGATGGTGGAAGAAGTGGCGGTGGAATGAGGCAACCCGGTAACCCAAGCAACCCAAGCTACCAGAACCGTCGCTAA
- the Rin gene encoding ras GTPase-activating protein-binding protein 2 isoform X3, with protein sequence MVMEASPSPQNVGREFVRQYYTLLNQAPAHLHRFYNQHSSFVHGGLDSNRESTPAIGQKQIHQKIQQLNFRDCHAKISQVDSQLTLENGVVVQVSGELSNAGQPMRRFTQTFVLAIQAPKTYYVHNDIFRYQDLIFPDEEEADVGGVEGGVAPATSTEPQVQPPLIPAQQPVLQQQQQMYYAPPPQQSHVLPVMQQVLNGSVHEETSLINQSPPQQQQQQQQQPPPPPPAQQHQYINESPSQTQFVQETELDSSAEQQQQPENEPQTQSNENRDQPETETFNATAQDSEPEHQVSNTNVTSSGPKTYANLVKSFPSTTGATSPQAPKLSMSPPPMTNLRLDDRSPLHPSNSGPILGASTTISTPQQQTHRVGNQQPQQHQTQRAPRGGGVQRDGDRRGTRQSQYSDAHQLFLGNLPHNASEEDLRQIFEAYGRVVELRIHSKPNDRCKGPQGNNTGKVPNYGFITFEDKQVVSTVLQNLPIYYPAENGHKLNVEEKKVRPRGTIDGSGGRLNSNDGNMRAMGGQQQQQQQRGPVFPHFTGGPGVMRGGQHGARGGRGGFSRGGDGGRSGGGMRQPGNPSNPSYQNRR encoded by the exons ATGGTCATGGAGGCGTCCCCTTCTCCGCAGAATGTCGGTCGTGAATTTGTCCGACAATATTACACTTTACTCAATCAGGCTCCTGCACATCTCCACag GTTTTATAATCAGCATTCTTCCTTTGTGCATGGAGGACTAGATTCCAATAGAGAATCAACTCCGGCAATTGGCCAGAAGCAAATACACCAGAAAATTCAACAACTAAACTTTCGAGACTGTCATGCTAAAATAAGTCAGGTTGACTCGCAGCTGACTCTTGAGAATGGCGTTGTCGTACAA GTGTCTGGAGAACTCTCTAACGCGGGACAGCCAATGCGTCGCTTTACACAAACTTTCGTGTTGGCAATACAAGCACCGAAAACATATTATGTACATAACGATATATTCCGTTACCAAGATTTGATCTTTCCCGACGAGGAGGAAGCAGATGTAGGTGGTGTAGAAGGGGGTGTAG CGCCAGCTACGTCTACTGAACCACAAGTCCAGCCACCGCTTATTCCTGCACAACAACCTGTACTTCAGCAACAACAGCAAATGTACTACGCACCACCACCACAACAGTCTCAT GTACTCCCAGTAATGCAGCAAGTTCTAAATGGTTCGGTTCATGAAGAAACCTCATTAATCAACCAGTCACCaccacagcagcagcagcagcagcaacaacaaccgccgccgccaccacctGCACAGCAGCACCAATATATTAACGAATCTCCGTCACAGACACAGTTCGTACAAGAAACGGAATTAGACAGCTCAGCCGAACAGCAGCAACAACCTGAGAATGAACCGCAGACTCAGTCCAATGAAAATCGTGATCAGCCTGAAACTGAGACGTTTAATGCCACTGCTCAAGACTCTGAACCGGAACATCAGGTGTCGAATACAAATGTGACAAGCAGTGGACCAAAAACATATGCCAATCTTGTCAAGTCTTTCCCAAGCACCACTGGCGCTACTAGTCCTCAGGCACCCAAGTTGTCCATGTCTCCG CCACCAATGACGAACTTACGTTTGGATGATAGATCGCCATTACATCCGTCTAACAGTGGTCCAATACTGGGTGCGTCAACTACAATTTCTACGCCTCAACAGCAAACTCACAGAGTTGGTAATCAACAGCCACAACAACATCAAACGCAACGGGCACCAAGAGGAGGAGGTGTACAAAGAG atggTGATCGCCGTGGTACGAGGCAAAGTCAATATAGTGATGCACATCAACTGTTTCTTGGAAATTTGCCGCACAACGCATCCGAGGAGGATCTGCGGCAAATATTTGAAGCATATGGTAGAGTAGTGGAACTACGTATACACAGTAAACCGAATGACAGATGCAAAGGACCGCAAGGAAataatacaggaaaagtgcCTAATTATGGATTTATCACCTTTGAAGATAAACAAGTTGTTAGCACGGTGTTACAGAATCTG CCGATTTATTATCCTGCGGAGAATGGACACAAATTAAATGTGGAAGAGAAAAAAGTCAGGCCTAGAGGAACGATAGACGGAAGCGGAGGACGGTTAAATTCGAACGATGGCAATATGAGAGCAATGGGCggacagcaacagcaacaacagcagagAGGTCCTG TTTTCCCACACTTTACAGGAGGTCCCGGTGTGATGAGGGGTGGCCAACATGGAGCGAGAGGCGGCCGAGGAGGATTCTCGCGGGGTGGCGATGGTGGAAGAAGTGGCGGTGGAATGAGGCAACCCGGTAACCCAAGCAACCCAAGCTACCAGAACCGTCGCTAA
- the Rin gene encoding ras GTPase-activating protein-binding protein 2 isoform X2 → MVMEASPSPQNVGREFVRQYYTLLNQAPAHLHRFYNQHSSFVHGGLDSNRESTPAIGQKQIHQKIQQLNFRDCHAKISQVDSQLTLENGVVVQVSGELSNAGQPMRRFTQTFVLAIQAPKTYYVHNDIFRYQDLIFPDEEEADVGGVEGGVGESGEREVEEGGRSEPEEDEHQNQGQLSAPATSTEPQVQPPLIPAQQPVLQQQQQMYYAPPPQQSHVLPVMQQVLNGSVHEETSLINQSPPQQQQQQQQQPPPPPPAQQHQYINESPSQTQFVQETELDSSAEQQQQPENEPQTQSNENRDQPETETFNATAQDSEPEHQVSNTNVTSSGPKTYANLVKSFPSTTGATSPQAPKLSMSPPPMTNLRLDDRSPLHPSNSGPILGASTTISTPQQQTHRVGNQQPQQHQTQRAPRGGGVQRDGDRRGTRQSQYSDAHQLFLGNLPHNASEEDLRQIFEAYGRVVELRIHSKPNDRCKGPQGNNTGKVPNYGFITFEDKQVVSTVLQNLPIYYPAENGHKLNVEEKKVRPRGTIDGSGGRLNSNDGNMRAMGGQQQQQQQRGPGGPGVMRGGQHGARGGRGGFSRGGDGGRSGGGMRQPGNPSNPSYQNRR, encoded by the exons ATGGTCATGGAGGCGTCCCCTTCTCCGCAGAATGTCGGTCGTGAATTTGTCCGACAATATTACACTTTACTCAATCAGGCTCCTGCACATCTCCACag GTTTTATAATCAGCATTCTTCCTTTGTGCATGGAGGACTAGATTCCAATAGAGAATCAACTCCGGCAATTGGCCAGAAGCAAATACACCAGAAAATTCAACAACTAAACTTTCGAGACTGTCATGCTAAAATAAGTCAGGTTGACTCGCAGCTGACTCTTGAGAATGGCGTTGTCGTACAA GTGTCTGGAGAACTCTCTAACGCGGGACAGCCAATGCGTCGCTTTACACAAACTTTCGTGTTGGCAATACAAGCACCGAAAACATATTATGTACATAACGATATATTCCGTTACCAAGATTTGATCTTTCCCGACGAGGAGGAAGCAGATGTAGGTGGTGTAGAAGGGGGTGTAGGTGAGTCCGGTGAGAGAGAAGTGGAGGAGGGAGGGCGTTCTGAGCCCGAGGAAGATGAACACCAAAATCAAGGACAACTTTCAGCGCCAGCTACGTCTACTGAACCACAAGTCCAGCCACCGCTTATTCCTGCACAACAACCTGTACTTCAGCAACAACAGCAAATGTACTACGCACCACCACCACAACAGTCTCAT GTACTCCCAGTAATGCAGCAAGTTCTAAATGGTTCGGTTCATGAAGAAACCTCATTAATCAACCAGTCACCaccacagcagcagcagcagcagcaacaacaaccgccgccgccaccacctGCACAGCAGCACCAATATATTAACGAATCTCCGTCACAGACACAGTTCGTACAAGAAACGGAATTAGACAGCTCAGCCGAACAGCAGCAACAACCTGAGAATGAACCGCAGACTCAGTCCAATGAAAATCGTGATCAGCCTGAAACTGAGACGTTTAATGCCACTGCTCAAGACTCTGAACCGGAACATCAGGTGTCGAATACAAATGTGACAAGCAGTGGACCAAAAACATATGCCAATCTTGTCAAGTCTTTCCCAAGCACCACTGGCGCTACTAGTCCTCAGGCACCCAAGTTGTCCATGTCTCCG CCACCAATGACGAACTTACGTTTGGATGATAGATCGCCATTACATCCGTCTAACAGTGGTCCAATACTGGGTGCGTCAACTACAATTTCTACGCCTCAACAGCAAACTCACAGAGTTGGTAATCAACAGCCACAACAACATCAAACGCAACGGGCACCAAGAGGAGGAGGTGTACAAAGAG atggTGATCGCCGTGGTACGAGGCAAAGTCAATATAGTGATGCACATCAACTGTTTCTTGGAAATTTGCCGCACAACGCATCCGAGGAGGATCTGCGGCAAATATTTGAAGCATATGGTAGAGTAGTGGAACTACGTATACACAGTAAACCGAATGACAGATGCAAAGGACCGCAAGGAAataatacaggaaaagtgcCTAATTATGGATTTATCACCTTTGAAGATAAACAAGTTGTTAGCACGGTGTTACAGAATCTG CCGATTTATTATCCTGCGGAGAATGGACACAAATTAAATGTGGAAGAGAAAAAAGTCAGGCCTAGAGGAACGATAGACGGAAGCGGAGGACGGTTAAATTCGAACGATGGCAATATGAGAGCAATGGGCggacagcaacagcaacaacagcagagAGGTCCTG GAGGTCCCGGTGTGATGAGGGGTGGCCAACATGGAGCGAGAGGCGGCCGAGGAGGATTCTCGCGGGGTGGCGATGGTGGAAGAAGTGGCGGTGGAATGAGGCAACCCGGTAACCCAAGCAACCCAAGCTACCAGAACCGTCGCTAA